GACGTCGTCGCCGAGTCCCGGCGCCGGCGAGCGGATCGAGGTGTCGTGGTCGGGGAAGTGGATCGGATGCCCGGGCATGAGACACTCGCCCCAGTCGGGGTCGTCGTGTTCCTCGACGAGGCCACGGGCCTCGCTCTGTTCGTTCTCGACGACGTCCTCGACGTCGTTCAGCGGGCCGTTGGGGAAGCCGTACTCCGTGAGACGGTCGAGCCAGTAGTCGGTCGTCTCCTTGCGGAACTCCTCTTGGATGATAGAGACGACTTCCTCCTTGTGTTCGACGCGGTCGGCGTTGGTCGGATACTCGGCGAGTTCCTCGCGCCCGATGGCCTCGACGAAGTCGTCCCAGCGCTCGTCGCTGCCGACGCCGGTGACGATGTGGCTGTCCTTCGTCTCGAACAACTGGTACGGCACGGAGGTCTGGTGGCTCGTCCCCTGGGTTCCCGGCACCTTGCCGGTCATCGAGTAGTTGGTGATGTACTCGTTGAGGAAGGAGACGACGGCATCGTACAGGCCGACGTCGAACTCCCCGCCCTCGCCGGTCCGGTCGCGCTCGTGGATGCGCGCGAGGATACCGATGGTGGAGAGCAGTCCGGTGTTGAGGTCGCCGAGCGCCTGCCCGACCTTCACCGGGTCGCCGTCCTCGGGGCCAGTGACGCTCATGATCCCGCCTTCGGCCTGGAGGATGAGGTCGAGACCCTTCTTCTCTTTCTGTGGCCCGGTCTTGCCGTAGCCTTTGATGCTCGCGTAGACGATGTCCTCGTTGACCGCTTTCACGTCGTCGTAGCCGACGCCGAGTCGTTCGGGGACGCCGAGCGAGAAGTTCTCGATGAACACGTCGGCGTCGGCGAGGAGTTCGAGCATCGCCTCCTGGCCCGCGTCCGACTTCAGGTCCAGCGTGACGGACTTCTTGTTCCGGTTGTTCACCATGAAGTACGCGGACTTTCCGTCGGGGCCGACCCCCTGACTCCGTGCGGGGTCACCGACGTTCGGGCGCTCGACTTTGATCACCTCGGCACCCATATCCGCGAGGAGCGCACCGCAGAACGGGGCCGCACGATGTACCGTCAGTTCGACGACCGTCAGGTCGGACAGTGGACCAGTCTCTGCCATGCCCCCCCGTA
This window of the Haloplanus rubicundus genome carries:
- a CDS encoding CaiB/BaiF CoA transferase family protein, yielding MAETGPLSDLTVVELTVHRAAPFCGALLADMGAEVIKVERPNVGDPARSQGVGPDGKSAYFMVNNRNKKSVTLDLKSDAGQEAMLELLADADVFIENFSLGVPERLGVGYDDVKAVNEDIVYASIKGYGKTGPQKEKKGLDLILQAEGGIMSVTGPEDGDPVKVGQALGDLNTGLLSTIGILARIHERDRTGEGGEFDVGLYDAVVSFLNEYITNYSMTGKVPGTQGTSHQTSVPYQLFETKDSHIVTGVGSDERWDDFVEAIGREELAEYPTNADRVEHKEEVVSIIQEEFRKETTDYWLDRLTEYGFPNGPLNDVEDVVENEQSEARGLVEEHDDPDWGECLMPGHPIHFPDHDTSIRSPAPGLGDDVDEVFGAVADEEQVEAWREGGAFGDD